In the genome of Flavobacteriaceae bacterium YJPT1-3, the window GAGGACCCAGAGAGCATACTTTACTGCTTGAACGGCATTGGGATGGTTTTCCCACCAGGTTTGAAACGATCTCCAGGTATCCATGATTGAGATTTCAGTCGGCGAGATTCAAGAACAGTTTTAATTTTCCCAAAAGGACCAGCTCCGATTTATTCATTCCTGAGAAGGAGCTGGCAATCGCCCGGGCTGTTTTGAATATAAGTCGGTCGATTTCTGGAGTGAAGTATTCCGGGAATGTCGTTCTGAAGTCTACAAAGTCGCGATAGGTTTCTTCAGAACTGAGCTGAAAATAGTCTGAACCTTCAAAAACGACTTTGATCAGGTGGGCAGCATCCTCTCCCATTACATCCTCTAGATCATCAATGGCCGTCCAATAGTCGCTTACATAGCGCTGAAGACGTTGATATTCTTCCTCCCTCACCTCCCGGTCAGCATTAGCGATAGCATAAAATAGCTTTCCCAAACTGTGATAAAAGGATAAGCTTTTCGTAGAAGACTCCATGTTTTTTTGGTGTTACGAACGTAAAGCTAGGCTTAGCCAACAAAAGGAATCATGACTTTGGTCATTGTTCATACCTCGCTAGCATCTCAATTTTATGCTCTAATCTTGAGACCCATGAGCACTTCCTTTTCCAATAACAAAGCCCCTCAAAAGAACTATCGTCTGTATGTAGAACAGTATTATCAACAGTTGTATCGCTATCGCAGTGATGAACAACGCGATCAGTTCTTAGCCATGCTCATCGCCTTACTGCCGGAACTGGAAGGGTATGTAAAACTACGCTTAGATCAGGCCGTCCATGCGGGAAATTTTCCCCACAACAAGTACAAGCCGCAGGATGTCACCGATGATCTTTACTTGATCTTGTACGCCAGTTTCGACGAGATTGATAATGAAGATGAATTTTACCTCTGGCTGTTTGAAAAGACCAATCAGGTCATCGAAGAGTTGATCGCCAATGAAGCCGAGTACGCAGCCCGTTTCGAATCGCTGGATCGCTATTCAAACGCAGAATGGCGCGGACTTAAAGAGCGTTTCACCAGCGAGTTTGACGGCGATTTGATCATGAAGGAAGATCTTACCGACGTCTCATATAAAATACCAAAACTTCAATGGAGCCACTTCTTAACCGGTACCGATAAGGAGCAAGAATGGGATCAAAAGATTGATGCTTTGCTTCAACAAGAACAAGCTGATCAAGAACTGGATCGCTTACTGGAGCGGCTCTCCTTTCGCGTACGCGAAATCGTTCAACTCCATCATAAATATTTATTCTCTGTTGCTGAGATCGCCCGACTGAAGAACGAATCGAAGGGCGATGTAGAGCAGGCTTTAGAAGAAGCCAAACGAATCATTCAAGTCAGTTTATTTAATTCTTAACGAGTGCATTAGGCCGAGTGGGAGTGCGTCTTTTTGTATTGTTGTAGCAGTTGCTCTAAACTGTTTAAGTACGATTGTAGATCGGCTTCTTCCATGGTGTCTCCCGGTGAATTTCCCAGGGTCATGGGTTGCTCATCAAGAAAAGCCTGTAATTCTGGAAAATGGGATTCTATCTCGCTAAGCGCACTGCTGATTTTTTGAATGATGTTCTCTAGGGCTTCCATGATCATCTTATTTCTCACCAAGTTCTTGATTAAGTCAAAATATTTCAATGATTTTCATCATGGACCACTAGTGGTCTCTAAGCAAGAATTGACCTTGTGACTGCGCTCGAACTATCGTACTTTTAAAAGGATGAAATTTTTTGAAAAAAGTATAGAGGAAGCCTTCCTGATCTTGTTTGAAGGGGCTTCCGAAGGCATAGTGGTGGTTAATTCGGCACAGGTCATTGTAGCGACCAATGAATCAGCCCGCACCATTTTTGGTTATCGGGAGAAGGAATTGGAGGGGAAACCCTTAAATATCCTGATTCCTGATAAGTATGAGCAGGCCCATCGTCACCACTTTGAGGATTTCATGCATCACAGCAAAAAACGTCGTATGGGCCATGGCCGCGACTTGTACGGAGTCCGTAAAGACGGAACGACTTTTCCAGTAGAGGCCGGACTCAATCCCTTTGTCTTGCACAACCATCGTTATGTTATGGCACTAGTTTCAGACATCACCTTACGTAAGAAACAGGAAAGGGAAATTCTGGAACTGAATGAGCATTTAGAGGAGAGAATCGAAAAGCGAACCCACACGCTCAACGAGACCGTTTCCCAGTTAAAGGAGGAGGTAGCTCTACGTCTGGAGGCTGAAAACAACGCCAAAGAAGCCTTACGGCGGGAAAAAGAACTCAATGAATTAAAAACGAAATTTTTATCCTTGGTTTCCCACGAATTTAAGACACCATTAAGCGGTATTGCCTCCTCAGCCAGTTTAGCCGCAAAGTATACCAAAGAAGAACAGCAGGAGAAACGGGAGAAGCATTTTAAAACTATTCAATCAAAGGTCAAATACCTGAATACCATCATTGATGATTTTCTGTCTATCGAGCGATTGGATAGCAATAAAACGACCTACCGTTATACCCGATTTCCGTTGAGCCAGGTCTTGGATGAAGTCGTGTACGATGCCCAGGTCCATTTAAAGCAGGGCCAGCAGATCAATTATCCTAAAAATGCAGAAGAATTTGAATTGGAGTTTGACGCCAAAATTTTGGAGCTGGTGCTTAAAAATTTGCTGCATAATGCATTGAAATATTCCCGTGAAAATTCTCAGGTAACCCTGAATATTAGCGAACAGGAAGAGTATATCAAATTAGACATCACAGACGAAGGGATAGGCATTCCTCAAGAAGAGCAGAAATTTATTTTCGATCGTTACTTTAGAGCGGCTAATGTCTTGACTACGGCAGGCACAGGCATCGGACTTAATATTGTAAAAAGTCATATCGAAAATCTAGGTGGAGAGATCAGTTTTACCAGTCAGGAAGGAGAAGGCTCCACCTTTACTATATTAATCCCATATAAGAATCACTAATGGAACGTATTTTAATTATTGAAGACGACACCGCGTTACGGGAAAATATAGCAGAACTTCTCGAACTTAGCGGATATCAAACCTTGACCGCAGCCAATGGCACCCTAGGTGTTGATCAGGCCCTTAGACATCAGCCCAACTTGATTGTGTGCGATATCATGATGCCCGAAATGGATGGATATCAGGTCTTGGAAGTGCTATCCCACGATGCAAATACCCAGCATATTCCTTTTATCTTTTTATCGGCGCGAACCGAGCACGCAGAAATAAGGAAAGGGATGGATTTAGGGGCTGATGATTACCTGACCAAGCCTTTTGAGGAAGAAGAATTGCTTAGCGCCATCAGGAGCAGACTCGCAAAGGCTCATCTGTTGGAAAAAATGCTCAAGGCGCCGACTGAGGAAGGAGGAGAGGAAAGTGAATTGCGCAGTTTGCATCAATTAAAAAATTTCTTTGACGATGAGGGGGAGATTAAAACCTTCAAGAGTGGAGAAGCGATCTACAAGGAGGGAGACCATTCCAACAACATTTTTCTAATCCTTAAAGGGGTAGTCAAAACCCATAAGATAGAAGAAAGCGGAAAGGAGTTGACTACGGCTTTGTTTCAGGAAGATGATTTTTTAGGATTCACCTCTTTTTTTGAGAACGCTCCCTATCAAGAATCTGCCACGGCCATGCAGGACGTAGAAGTAGCAGCCGTGAGCAAAAAAGAATTACGGGGCATTCTGGAACACAGCAATCAGGTATCCTTAGAGTTTGTCGAGCTCCTGGCAGAGAATCTTACCGAAATCAAAGGGCAATTGTTACAAATGGCCTACAGCTCAGTTCGCAAAAAAACAGCGCAAACCATACTGCAGTTTGCACAGGTACTCAGAAAGAAACCGGAGGATCCCATCCGTATTTCACGCAATGACCTCGCTCACGTGGCCGGTATCGCAACCGAGAGTTTGATTCGCACGCTATCTGCCTTTAAAAAGGAAGGGCTCATCGAGATTGAAGGCAGAAATATTAAGTTGGTCGATCAG includes:
- a CDS encoding sigma-70 region 4 domain-containing protein yields the protein MSTSFSNNKAPQKNYRLYVEQYYQQLYRYRSDEQRDQFLAMLIALLPELEGYVKLRLDQAVHAGNFPHNKYKPQDVTDDLYLILYASFDEIDNEDEFYLWLFEKTNQVIEELIANEAEYAARFESLDRYSNAEWRGLKERFTSEFDGDLIMKEDLTDVSYKIPKLQWSHFLTGTDKEQEWDQKIDALLQQEQADQELDRLLERLSFRVREIVQLHHKYLFSVAEIARLKNESKGDVEQALEEAKRIIQVSLFNS
- a CDS encoding PAS domain-containing sensor histidine kinase gives rise to the protein MKFFEKSIEEAFLILFEGASEGIVVVNSAQVIVATNESARTIFGYREKELEGKPLNILIPDKYEQAHRHHFEDFMHHSKKRRMGHGRDLYGVRKDGTTFPVEAGLNPFVLHNHRYVMALVSDITLRKKQEREILELNEHLEERIEKRTHTLNETVSQLKEEVALRLEAENNAKEALRREKELNELKTKFLSLVSHEFKTPLSGIASSASLAAKYTKEEQQEKREKHFKTIQSKVKYLNTIIDDFLSIERLDSNKTTYRYTRFPLSQVLDEVVYDAQVHLKQGQQINYPKNAEEFELEFDAKILELVLKNLLHNALKYSRENSQVTLNISEQEEYIKLDITDEGIGIPQEEQKFIFDRYFRAANVLTTAGTGIGLNIVKSHIENLGGEISFTSQEGEGSTFTILIPYKNH
- a CDS encoding response regulator gives rise to the protein MERILIIEDDTALRENIAELLELSGYQTLTAANGTLGVDQALRHQPNLIVCDIMMPEMDGYQVLEVLSHDANTQHIPFIFLSARTEHAEIRKGMDLGADDYLTKPFEEEELLSAIRSRLAKAHLLEKMLKAPTEEGGEESELRSLHQLKNFFDDEGEIKTFKSGEAIYKEGDHSNNIFLILKGVVKTHKIEESGKELTTALFQEDDFLGFTSFFENAPYQESATAMQDVEVAAVSKKELRGILEHSNQVSLEFVELLAENLTEIKGQLLQMAYSSVRKKTAQTILQFAQVLRKKPEDPIRISRNDLAHVAGIATESLIRTLSAFKKEGLIEIEGRNIKLVDQKALEQID